A window of Xanthocytophaga agilis contains these coding sequences:
- a CDS encoding GerW family sporulation protein, giving the protein MNYNFEELLAKVTDFVKNEGKTETVVGSPFQLGDFTCVPVLRLGVGLGAGGGGEQVKAGKGEGGGAGVGMGIEPMGFLVTRADSIQFISAQHSKGMGAAFEKLPDILQAYFKKESSQKENAHASVQTES; this is encoded by the coding sequence ATGAACTACAATTTTGAAGAGTTACTCGCAAAAGTGACCGATTTTGTTAAAAATGAAGGCAAAACCGAAACCGTAGTTGGCAGCCCCTTTCAACTTGGTGATTTTACCTGTGTCCCTGTATTACGTCTGGGTGTGGGGCTTGGAGCTGGAGGTGGTGGTGAACAGGTTAAAGCAGGCAAAGGTGAAGGTGGTGGGGCAGGGGTTGGAATGGGCATTGAACCAATGGGATTTTTAGTAACCAGAGCCGATTCAATCCAGTTTATTTCTGCCCAACACAGCAAAGGAATGGGAGCTGCATTTGAAAAGCTACCTGATATTTTGCAAGCCTATTTTAAGAAAGAAAGTTCTCAGAAGGAGAACGCTCACGCCTCAGTACAGACCGAATCCTGA